From Candidatus Polarisedimenticolaceae bacterium, a single genomic window includes:
- a CDS encoding PAS domain S-box protein — protein MPEGSAPRSNVELSGSPGPNESRLAAILESAMDAIVSVDEAQRIVLFNRAAEQMFGCSAAEAVGSPLARFLPERFRSRHEGWVRSFGATGSTARRMGALGEVRALRADGTEVEVEASISQADTTGGKVYTVVLRDITERKAFEAELRTRDEALRRAQRIGRVGTWEMDAGGSLDWSEETFRIFGREAASAPPNFEQFLADVHGDDRDTVRAFVEGLAANPGERQVEYRVTARDGEIRVVLQRSGVLLGPDGGPTRVVGTIQDITELRELEQRLLHAQKMDSIGRLAGGIAHDFNNLLTAILGYTEMLEAQLSGDARLVEFVRQVRAAGERAAELTSHLLAFARKQIVQPRVVDLNGLLRDVERLLRRLLGETVELHSSLAPELGAVRIDPGRFEQVLVNLAVNARDAMPAGGTLTLETLDVHLDEEYARQHPGVVAGRYVLLAVSDTGVGMDAKTQARVFEPFFTTKQAGKGTGLGLSMVYGIVRQAGGHIWLYSEIGRGTTFKIYLPQVDVAAESTVAARPIPPSAGGDETILLVEDEPVVRRMAADSLAALGYRVLVAADGAEATAIADRHPDAIDLLLTDVILPKRSGPAIAEHVQARHPRCRVLFVSGYTANAIVHRGILDEGVRFLAKPFTPGALGRRVREVLDAP, from the coding sequence ATGCCCGAGGGGAGCGCACCGAGGTCCAACGTGGAGCTTTCCGGTTCCCCCGGCCCGAACGAGAGCCGACTCGCCGCCATTCTCGAGTCCGCCATGGACGCGATCGTCAGCGTCGACGAGGCGCAGCGGATCGTGCTCTTCAACCGGGCGGCGGAGCAGATGTTCGGGTGCTCGGCCGCCGAGGCGGTCGGCTCGCCGCTCGCCCGCTTCCTTCCGGAGCGGTTCCGGTCCCGGCACGAAGGGTGGGTCCGATCGTTCGGGGCGACGGGGTCCACCGCACGGCGCATGGGTGCGCTCGGCGAGGTCCGGGCCCTGCGGGCCGACGGCACGGAAGTCGAGGTCGAGGCGTCGATCTCGCAGGCCGACACCACCGGCGGGAAGGTCTACACCGTCGTCCTCCGGGACATCACGGAGCGCAAGGCGTTCGAAGCGGAATTGCGGACGCGCGACGAGGCGCTCCGGCGCGCGCAGCGGATCGGCCGCGTCGGAACCTGGGAGATGGACGCCGGCGGGAGCCTGGACTGGTCCGAGGAGACGTTCCGGATCTTCGGAAGGGAGGCGGCAAGTGCGCCTCCGAACTTCGAGCAGTTCCTCGCCGACGTGCACGGCGACGACCGCGACACCGTGCGGGCGTTCGTCGAGGGGCTCGCGGCGAACCCCGGTGAGCGTCAGGTCGAATACCGGGTGACCGCGCGCGACGGCGAGATCCGGGTGGTGCTCCAGCGCTCCGGGGTGCTCCTCGGCCCCGACGGCGGTCCGACGCGCGTCGTGGGGACGATCCAGGACATCACCGAGCTGCGCGAGCTCGAGCAGCGCCTGCTCCACGCGCAGAAGATGGACAGCATCGGCCGGCTCGCGGGAGGGATCGCGCACGATTTCAACAACCTGCTGACCGCGATCCTCGGGTACACGGAGATGCTGGAGGCGCAGCTCTCGGGCGACGCGCGCCTGGTCGAGTTCGTGCGCCAGGTGCGGGCGGCGGGGGAGCGGGCCGCCGAGCTGACGAGCCACCTCCTCGCCTTCGCGCGCAAGCAGATCGTCCAGCCCCGGGTCGTGGACCTCAACGGCCTGCTGCGGGACGTCGAGCGCCTGCTGCGGCGCCTGCTCGGCGAGACGGTCGAGCTGCACAGCTCGCTCGCCCCCGAGCTCGGCGCGGTGCGCATCGACCCCGGGCGGTTCGAGCAGGTGCTCGTCAATCTCGCGGTGAACGCCCGCGACGCGATGCCCGCGGGGGGGACGCTCACCCTCGAGACCCTCGACGTGCACCTCGACGAGGAGTACGCCCGCCAGCATCCCGGAGTCGTGGCGGGTCGCTACGTGCTGCTCGCGGTCAGCGACACCGGCGTCGGCATGGACGCGAAGACCCAGGCCCGGGTCTTCGAGCCGTTCTTCACCACCAAGCAGGCGGGGAAGGGGACCGGCCTGGGGCTGTCGATGGTGTACGGGATCGTGCGCCAGGCCGGGGGGCACATCTGGCTCTACAGCGAGATCGGGCGCGGGACCACGTTCAAGATCTACCTTCCGCAGGTCGACGTCGCGGCGGAGTCGACGGTCGCCGCGCGACCGATCCCCCCGTCCGCGGGAGGGGACGAAACGATCCTCCTCGTCGAGGACGAGCCCGTCGTGCGGAGGATGGCCGCGGATTCCCTCGCCGCGCTCGGTTACCGCGTGCTCGTCGCCGCCGACGGCGCGGAGGCGACCGCGATCGCGGATCGACACCCGGACGCGATCGACCTGCTCCTGACCGACGTGATCCTCCCGAAGCGGAGCGGGCCCGCGATCGCCGAGCACGTGCAGGCCCGCCACCCCCGATGCCGCGTCCTGTTCGTCTCGGGGTACACCGCGAATGCGATCGTGCACCGCGGGATCCTCGACGAGGGGGTCCGGTTCCTCGCGAAACCGTTCACGCCGGGGGCGTTGGGGAGGCGGGTGCGCGAGGTCCTCGACGCCCCCTGA
- a CDS encoding nucleoside transporter C-terminal domain-containing protein — MTALNLISLLGVVVLAAIAWAAGGFRRPFPARTVLGAGCLMVVLAAGLFWLPPARVALLAVNDVVLAVLGAGQAGARFLFGPLALNPGETGPGGEVSVGFVLAAQVLPAVIFFASLMGMLYHLRVMEPVVRLFAKVFRGTMRLSGAEALSGAANIFVGVESAMTVRPYLERMTRSELLTLVSCGMATVASTTLAIYVSFLRDSFPLIAGHLVSASVLAIPAAVLVSKLLLPEEGIPETLGAVPPLDPGSRHANAFAALTAGAWDGLRLAAGIATLLIAVLGVVALVDLALGKAPGDLNLARLLGWVFAPLAWLLGLDAKDVLPAASLLGQRAILTEVVAYGELAKLAAAGTITPRTVLVMSYALCGFAHVASVGIFVGGTAALCPSRRDDLAGLGPKALIAATLATLMTGALAGVFYHGQTGLIAP; from the coding sequence ATGACCGCGCTGAACCTGATCTCCCTGCTCGGCGTCGTCGTCCTGGCGGCGATCGCGTGGGCCGCGGGGGGGTTCCGGCGGCCGTTTCCGGCCCGTACCGTGCTCGGAGCCGGGTGCCTGATGGTCGTCCTGGCGGCCGGACTGTTCTGGCTCCCCCCTGCCCGCGTCGCCCTTCTCGCCGTCAACGACGTCGTCCTCGCGGTCCTCGGTGCCGGCCAGGCCGGGGCGCGCTTCCTGTTCGGCCCGCTCGCCCTCAACCCCGGCGAGACGGGTCCCGGCGGCGAGGTGTCGGTCGGCTTCGTGCTGGCGGCGCAGGTCCTCCCCGCGGTGATCTTCTTCGCGTCGCTGATGGGGATGCTCTACCACCTGCGCGTCATGGAGCCGGTCGTCCGCCTGTTCGCGAAGGTCTTTCGCGGGACGATGCGCCTGAGCGGGGCGGAGGCCCTCTCGGGGGCCGCGAACATCTTCGTCGGCGTCGAGTCGGCGATGACGGTGCGCCCGTACCTCGAGCGCATGACCCGTTCGGAGCTCCTCACCCTCGTCAGCTGCGGGATGGCGACGGTCGCCTCGACGACCCTCGCGATCTACGTGTCGTTCCTCAGAGACTCCTTCCCCCTGATCGCGGGGCACCTCGTCTCCGCCTCCGTCCTCGCGATCCCCGCGGCGGTGCTCGTCTCGAAGCTTCTCCTCCCGGAGGAGGGCATCCCCGAAACGCTCGGCGCGGTCCCCCCGCTCGATCCAGGCTCCCGCCATGCCAACGCCTTCGCGGCCCTCACGGCGGGGGCGTGGGACGGGCTGAGGCTCGCGGCGGGAATCGCGACCCTGCTGATCGCCGTCCTCGGCGTCGTGGCGCTCGTGGACCTCGCTCTCGGGAAGGCACCGGGGGACCTCAACCTCGCCCGCCTGCTGGGCTGGGTGTTCGCGCCGCTCGCGTGGCTGCTGGGCCTCGACGCGAAGGACGTCCTCCCGGCGGCGAGCCTGCTCGGCCAGCGGGCGATCCTCACCGAGGTCGTCGCCTACGGCGAGCTCGCGAAGCTCGCGGCGGCGGGGACGATCACCCCGCGGACCGTGCTCGTGATGTCGTACGCGTTGTGCGGCTTCGCCCACGTGGCGTCGGTGGGGATCTTCGTGGGGGGGACGGCCGCGTTGTGCCCCTCGCGCCGGGACGACCTCGCCGGCCTCGGGCCGAAGGCGCTGATCGCGGCGACGCTGGCGACGTTGATGACGGGGGCGCTCGCCGGGGTCTTCTACCACGGGCAGACGGGGTT